In Cryptococcus deuterogattii R265 chromosome 4, complete sequence, a genomic segment contains:
- a CDS encoding mitochondrial protein — protein sequence MSGPVGNAAAQQTTSKFQAFLNHPAGPKTIFFWAPIAKWGLVLAGVKDLSRPAEKLSVSQNVALAATGFIWVRYSFVITPVNYSLAAVNFFVGATGVTQLYRVWDYRRKNPGAVSSA from the exons ATGTCAGGACCTGTCGGAAACGCCGCTGCTCAACAAACAACCTCCAAGTTCCAGGCGTTCCTTAACCACCCAGCTGGACCCAA GactatcttcttctgggcTCCTATCGCCAAATGGGGTCTCGTACTTGCTGGTGTCAAGGACCTTTCTCGTCCGGCTGAGAAGTTGAGTGTGTCCCAAAATGTTGCTCTTGCGGCGACTGGTTTCATTTGG GTCCGATACTCTTTCGTCATCACCCCTGTCAATTACTCCCTTGCTGCCGTCAATTTCTTTGTTGGTGCCACTGGTGTCACTCAGCTTTATCGAGTGTGGGATTACAGGAGGAAAAACCCTGGAGCCGTGTCAAGCGCTTAG
- a CDS encoding NAD-dependent epimerase/dehydratase: MVAPTYDALKLPAHVKTILVTGAGGFVGQQLVKLLLELHPTVKLITTDIVQPPNHGVTDNNRLRSVKADLGKQEEIDGLLKGETIGGVFALHGIMSGGAEANFALGYAVNVDSNLNLLKSMYNHSLSLPADAPRPVYVFVSSLAVYGGPKCKPTDYVVPKDTPIIPGSSYGVQKTIVELYAYDYGRKGYLDTRSVRLPTVAIRPGAPSSAASSFISGLIREPLQGMEAICPIAESIDDPALDNMPFWCSRTKTVVRNIAYAMCMPESNFKEGEGRSINIPGIKISPRQIIDALIEHGGKDKFNLIRFQKDQAVINICKTWAGEYDNADFLAMGFEADDPKTGFALAVQDFKDELAANQK; the protein is encoded by the exons ATGGTAGCCCCTACTTACGATGCTCTCAAGCTCCCCGCCCATGTCAAGACTATTCTGGTCACCGGCGCTGGAG GTTTTGTCGGGCAACAGCTCGTGAAACTCTTACTCGAACTCCATCCTACAGTGAAGCTCATCACCACCGACATTGTTCAGCCACCCAATCACGGAGTGACGGACAACAACCGTCTCAGGTCAGTCAAAGCTGACTTGGGCaagcaagaggagattgacgGGCTGCTTAAGGGGGAAACAATTGGGGGTGTTTTTGCTCTACA CGGTATTATGTCTGGAGGCGCCGAAGCAAATTTCGCCTTGGGTTATGCGGTCAACGTTGACTCTaacctcaatctcctgaAGTCGATGTACAACcactctctttctctccccgCTGATGCTCCTAGACCGGTTTATGTCTTTGTTTCATCACTCGCTGTATACGGTGGACCCAAGTGCAAGCCTACGGATTACGTCGTGCCCAAGGATACACCAATCATCCCCGGTAGTAGTTATGGGGTGCAGAAGACTATAGTTGAGTTGTATGCCTATGATTACGGAAGGAAAG GTTATCTTGATACTCGATCCGTTCGCCTTCCCACTGTCGCTATCCGCCCCGGTGCCCCTTCATCCGCCgcatcctccttcatctcggGCCTTATTCGTGAACCTCTTCAAGGCATGGAAGCCATTTGCCCCATTGCAGAGTCCATTGACGACCCAGCCTTGGACAATATGCCTTTTTGGTGTAGCCGAACTAAGACGGTCGTCAGAAACATTGCGTATGCGATGTGCATGCCCGAAAGCAACTTCAAGGAGGGCGAAGGGAGAAGCATCAACATTCCTGGTATCAAGATCAGCCCGAGACAGATTATTGATGCTCT GATTGAACACGGAGGAAAAGACAAGTTCAACTTGATCAGGTTCCAAAAGGACCAGGCCGTCATTAACATCTGCAAGACTTGGGCTGGTGAATATGACAACGCGGATTTCTTGGCCATGGGCTTTGAAGCGGACGATCCTAAGACCGGATTTGCCTTGGCCGTGCAGGACTTCAAGGATGAGCTCGCAGCGAATCAGAAGTAA